In a single window of the Limisphaerales bacterium genome:
- the solA gene encoding N-methyl-L-tryptophan oxidase yields the protein MAYDVIVVGVGSMGAATCSELAARGVRVLGLGAGALPNPIASFAGRTRAIRLSYSEHPDYVPLLRGAYRRWEKLGEECGQQFLHLTGALYMGPETGELFSGALASAQMHELPHTRFTGAELHREWPQFCLPENFVGLHESQAGYVLSEAAVLAMVKAAQRHGAKLCGHEPVLDWAAAAQGVTVRTAQGEYAAGHLIFTAGAWTPEVLRDLPLTVTRQVLGWTQPPDLVSFTADRFPVWAIDHAGPGFYYGFPHTPDGSGGPGLKAALHCPGAVTTAAAAQREPLPADAEEVRAVFARHLPAGDGPLIEQRTCLYTNTPDGHFIVDRYPAHERVTLACGFSGHGFKFASVMGTVLADLATIGKTDWPIGFLGLSRFAHS from the coding sequence ATGGCGTATGACGTGATCGTGGTGGGCGTGGGATCAATGGGCGCCGCCACGTGCAGTGAATTGGCCGCGCGCGGCGTGCGGGTGCTCGGGCTCGGGGCCGGCGCGCTGCCCAATCCGATTGCCTCCTTTGCCGGTCGCACTCGCGCGATTCGGCTTTCGTATTCCGAGCATCCCGATTACGTGCCGTTGCTGCGCGGTGCGTACAGGCGCTGGGAAAAACTTGGCGAAGAATGCGGCCAACAATTTTTGCATCTCACCGGCGCATTATATATGGGCCCGGAAACGGGCGAATTATTTTCCGGCGCGCTGGCCTCCGCGCAAATGCACGAGCTACCACACACGCGCTTCACCGGCGCCGAATTGCATCGCGAATGGCCGCAATTTTGTTTGCCGGAAAATTTTGTGGGACTTCACGAGTCGCAAGCGGGTTACGTGCTTTCGGAAGCTGCCGTGTTGGCGATGGTCAAAGCGGCCCAACGCCACGGCGCGAAACTATGTGGCCACGAGCCCGTGCTCGATTGGGCTGCCGCCGCGCAAGGCGTCACCGTGCGGACGGCCCAAGGTGAGTACGCGGCGGGCCATTTGATTTTCACCGCGGGCGCGTGGACGCCGGAGGTGCTGCGCGATTTGCCGCTCACCGTTACGCGTCAAGTGCTCGGCTGGACGCAACCGCCCGACCTCGTCTCCTTCACCGCCGATCGCTTCCCCGTGTGGGCTATTGATCACGCGGGGCCGGGATTCTACTACGGCTTCCCGCACACGCCCGATGGCAGTGGAGGGCCGGGGTTGAAAGCAGCGCTGCATTGCCCGGGTGCGGTTACCACAGCGGCGGCGGCGCAGCGTGAGCCATTGCCCGCCGATGCGGAAGAAGTGCGCGCCGTGTTCGCCCGCCATTTACCTGCCGGTGATGGGCCCTTGATCGAACAGCGTACGTGCCTTTACACAAACACGCCCGATGGGCATTTCATTGTGGATCGGTATCCGGCGCACGAACGCGTCACGCTCGCGTGCGGCTTCAGCGGGCACGGTTTCAAATTCGCCAGCGTGATGGGCACAGTGCTGGCTGACCTCGCCACGATTGGAAAAACAGATTGGCCAATTGGCTTTTTGGGGTTATCTCGTTTTGCTCATTCGTAA
- a CDS encoding DEAD/DEAH box helicase family protein, which translates to MPAAFPDIQFNGQLRPSQAEVVEIARQQLADGERQLHIVAPPGSGKTVTGLYLWAEVIKQPALVLCPNSAIQSQWAARTDLFSADGKPLPKHWISTETEQPGLLTSLTYQSVTLPSRDDNTLDTMAVFSWVDQLIEKGEAKDPAEAQVWIESLQTKNPHYYHDRLSFFRKKVRDEVSLGGDTMKLLHASALATLKRLRDNGLGLVILDECHHLMSHWGRVMAATNEFLGDPIVLGLTATPPEQAERDTADAKRYRAYFGPVDYEVPVPAVVKDGFLAPYQDLAYFVRPLGDELEYITQTSETFDQLVEDLCNPPLDDNGQPVRESMIDYTSRVLAERDLIIMKANSWNDFEARASSFATAGRLLLDDRGVPLPDGVPDLKLDLLDKIYWADPLSRLLPVLTWYIRHGLRRSDNRANQILAKQAIHRLRLLGTQITETGTQQCASPVSRILAYSRAKARALIPILQREQSVLGDAVRAVVICDYEKTSAVSAELTDVLDDEAGGAIAAFRELLTDEATDALDPVLITGSTVLVDDDLRPKLESAARQWLTANKFSVDFVWHETEGFHILTGKGSDWCPRVYVELITELFQQGITRCLVGTRGLLGEGWDANKINVLIDLTCVTTSMTINQLRGRSFRLDPNAPEKLANNWDVVCIAPEFKKGLDDYHRFRKKHKHLFGVTDDGCIEKGVGHVHAAFTEIKPEGVEENMVELNRDMLERVDQRPHFRSLWKIGEPYHPEPILAVEKKYGGGLGFKALSPLSQEWTEGTLTQAIGRAVIGGLAEAELLENISWAEAERSIHAAERTGGYVRIFLENADEATSRLFAQAMADVFGPVKDARYVIQRQADFEYSESRFKGTWLLEKTPEFISRFIEKRSQVTKRRRTVLKVHAVPKILARNKDRALIFQKNWNLHVSPGNVWFHTHDGTKSMLQEASEKDWLPDSTVHQKEVFM; encoded by the coding sequence ATGCCGGCCGCCTTTCCCGATATCCAGTTTAACGGCCAATTACGGCCGTCGCAGGCCGAAGTGGTAGAAATCGCCCGGCAACAATTGGCGGACGGCGAACGCCAACTCCACATCGTCGCCCCTCCGGGATCAGGCAAGACGGTGACGGGGCTTTATCTTTGGGCTGAGGTGATCAAGCAACCGGCGCTGGTGCTTTGCCCGAATTCCGCCATCCAAAGCCAGTGGGCGGCGCGAACAGATTTATTTTCAGCCGACGGCAAACCGTTACCCAAGCATTGGATCAGCACGGAGACGGAACAACCCGGGCTATTGACTTCGCTTACGTATCAGTCCGTCACCCTCCCCTCGCGCGATGATAACACGCTGGATACGATGGCGGTTTTCAGCTGGGTGGATCAGCTCATTGAGAAAGGGGAGGCCAAAGATCCGGCCGAGGCGCAGGTTTGGATCGAGAGCCTTCAAACGAAGAATCCCCATTATTATCACGATCGACTGAGTTTCTTTCGGAAAAAAGTTCGGGACGAGGTTTCGCTGGGAGGCGACACGATGAAATTACTGCACGCCTCCGCACTCGCCACGCTAAAGCGGTTGCGCGACAACGGGCTGGGGCTGGTGATTCTCGATGAGTGCCACCACCTCATGAGCCATTGGGGCCGGGTGATGGCCGCTACTAACGAATTTCTTGGCGACCCCATTGTGCTGGGACTGACCGCCACGCCGCCCGAACAGGCCGAGAGGGACACGGCCGATGCCAAACGGTACCGCGCCTATTTTGGTCCGGTGGATTACGAGGTGCCCGTCCCTGCGGTGGTCAAGGATGGTTTCCTCGCGCCGTACCAAGACCTGGCTTATTTCGTGCGCCCCCTGGGCGATGAGTTGGAGTACATCACGCAAACTTCGGAGACGTTCGACCAGTTGGTGGAAGACTTGTGCAACCCTCCTTTGGATGACAACGGGCAACCCGTGCGTGAGAGCATGATAGATTATACGAGCCGAGTATTGGCCGAGCGCGACCTCATTATCATGAAGGCGAACTCGTGGAATGATTTCGAAGCCCGCGCCTCGTCATTTGCCACGGCGGGGAGACTCCTGCTGGATGACCGCGGCGTTCCCCTGCCTGATGGAGTCCCGGATTTGAAGCTCGATCTCCTGGATAAAATTTATTGGGCCGATCCGCTGTCCCGGTTACTTCCCGTTCTCACATGGTACATCCGGCATGGCTTGCGGCGGTCGGACAACCGGGCGAACCAGATACTGGCCAAGCAAGCAATCCATCGCCTGCGCCTGTTGGGCACTCAGATTACCGAGACCGGCACCCAACAGTGCGCCTCGCCGGTATCGCGCATCCTCGCTTATTCACGCGCCAAGGCCCGCGCACTGATCCCCATTCTTCAGCGCGAACAATCCGTGCTAGGTGACGCCGTGCGCGCGGTGGTGATTTGTGATTACGAAAAAACCTCCGCCGTGAGCGCCGAATTAACCGATGTGCTCGATGACGAAGCAGGCGGCGCCATTGCCGCCTTCCGGGAACTCTTAACCGACGAGGCCACCGACGCGCTCGACCCGGTGCTCATCACCGGCTCCACCGTGCTGGTGGATGATGATCTGCGGCCGAAGCTGGAGAGTGCCGCCCGGCAGTGGCTAACGGCCAACAAATTCTCCGTGGACTTCGTATGGCACGAGACCGAAGGCTTTCACATCCTGACCGGCAAGGGTAGCGACTGGTGCCCGCGTGTGTACGTGGAGTTGATCACCGAGCTATTTCAACAAGGCATCACGCGCTGCCTCGTCGGCACCCGCGGGTTACTCGGCGAAGGCTGGGACGCCAACAAGATCAACGTGCTCATCGACCTCACTTGCGTAACCACGTCGATGACCATCAACCAATTACGCGGGCGATCGTTCCGGCTGGACCCGAACGCACCCGAAAAGCTGGCCAACAACTGGGACGTGGTTTGCATTGCGCCGGAATTCAAAAAGGGCCTCGACGATTACCATCGGTTTCGAAAAAAACACAAACATCTCTTCGGAGTGACCGACGACGGCTGCATCGAGAAAGGCGTGGGCCATGTGCACGCGGCGTTCACGGAAATCAAACCGGAGGGCGTGGAAGAAAACATGGTGGAGCTCAACCGCGACATGCTCGAGCGCGTGGACCAACGACCGCACTTCCGCAGTCTGTGGAAAATCGGCGAGCCGTATCATCCCGAGCCCATCCTGGCGGTGGAAAAAAAATACGGAGGCGGCTTGGGGTTCAAGGCACTGTCACCCCTCAGCCAGGAATGGACCGAGGGCACGCTCACCCAAGCCATTGGCCGGGCGGTGATTGGCGGGCTGGCCGAGGCCGAGCTGCTGGAAAACATCAGTTGGGCCGAAGCCGAGCGCAGCATTCACGCTGCTGAACGAACGGGCGGTTACGTACGCATTTTTCTGGAGAACGCAGACGAGGCCACTAGCCGCCTGTTCGCCCAAGCCATGGCCGATGTGTTCGGGCCCGTGAAAGACGCACGCTATGTCATCCAGCGCCAAGCTGATTTTGAATACTCCGAGAGTCGCTTCAAAGGCACTTGGCTCCTGGAGAAAACGCCCGAATTCATTTCCCGATTCATCGAGAAACGCTCCCAGGTCACCAAACGCCGCCGCACCGTGTTGAAGGTGCACGCGGTGCCCAAAATCCTCGCGCGCAATAAGGATCGCGCGTTGATTTTTCAGAAAAACTGGAACCTCCACGTCAGCCCCGGCAACGTGTGGTTCCACACTCACGACGGAACCAAAAGCATGCTTCAGGAGGCCAGCGAAAAAGACTGGCTGCCGGATTCAACCGTGCACCAGAAAGAAGTGTTTATGTAA
- a CDS encoding fatty acid desaturase, with protein MEKTRKFVRNNVHWGNLIALMGTLAITVLVLPVFIWQYGAQLNWWVHGGLFVGFYIFSGMGITFGYHRLLAHLSFKVRWPVKMAALLGGATAMQDSALRWCADHRRHHKHVDHEEDPYNIKKGFWHAHIGWIMFKPKTDPPMDNVKDLANDPWVMWQHRWWIHLGVLIGFGVPTLVGFLVDGPIGALGGFLIGGCARLVAMHHGTFFINSLCHYLGKQPYSSSHSAKDSWVTAIFTFGEGYHNFHHEFQHDYRNGVKPWQFDPTKWTAWLLTKIGMASNLRRVPNEKIMLAEISQKNKMLEQKLSAHSRPVCEKAQALFAEAGAKLHAAAEAWELAKGDYGKAAQKKIDLTKEQLAELRAQMEAAVEELRAAMNEWHTAHQQLAGQLA; from the coding sequence ATGGAAAAGACCCGTAAATTCGTTCGGAACAATGTGCACTGGGGAAATCTCATTGCGCTGATGGGGACACTGGCAATCACGGTGCTCGTGCTGCCGGTTTTCATTTGGCAATACGGCGCGCAGCTTAACTGGTGGGTGCACGGCGGCCTCTTTGTGGGCTTCTATATTTTTTCCGGTATGGGCATCACCTTTGGGTATCACCGGCTGTTGGCGCATCTTTCATTTAAAGTCCGCTGGCCCGTCAAGATGGCGGCGCTGCTGGGCGGGGCCACGGCGATGCAGGATTCAGCCCTGCGCTGGTGTGCGGATCATCGGCGCCATCACAAACACGTCGATCACGAGGAAGATCCGTACAACATCAAAAAAGGATTTTGGCACGCGCACATCGGCTGGATCATGTTCAAGCCCAAGACCGATCCGCCCATGGATAACGTGAAAGATTTGGCCAATGATCCATGGGTGATGTGGCAGCATCGCTGGTGGATCCACCTCGGTGTGCTCATTGGTTTTGGTGTGCCGACGCTCGTAGGTTTTCTGGTCGACGGCCCCATCGGTGCGCTGGGCGGATTTCTTATTGGCGGTTGCGCGCGTTTGGTGGCGATGCATCACGGCACATTTTTCATTAATAGCCTCTGCCATTACCTTGGTAAACAACCCTATTCCTCCAGCCACTCGGCCAAGGATTCCTGGGTCACCGCCATCTTCACCTTTGGCGAGGGCTACCATAATTTCCATCACGAATTTCAGCACGACTATCGCAACGGAGTGAAGCCGTGGCAATTCGATCCCACCAAATGGACCGCATGGCTGCTCACCAAAATCGGCATGGCATCCAATTTACGGCGTGTGCCGAATGAAAAAATTATGCTCGCGGAAATCAGCCAGAAAAACAAAATGCTGGAGCAGAAACTTTCCGCCCACTCCCGGCCCGTTTGTGAAAAAGCCCAGGCCCTCTTTGCCGAAGCCGGCGCCAAACTGCACGCCGCCGCCGAAGCATGGGAATTGGCCAAAGGCGATTACGGCAAAGCCGCCCAGAAAAAAATCGACCTCACCAAGGAACAACTCGCCGAACTGCGCGCCCAAATGGAAGCCGCCGTCGAAGAGCTGCGCGCCGCGATGAACGAGTGGCACACCGCCCACCAGCAACTGGCCGGGCAGTTGGCGTAG
- a CDS encoding sulfatase, with translation MNTIVFQLFLLLILASPAIHAAAPNVLLIAVDDLNADLGCYGHPLVKSPNVDQLAQRGLRFDRAYCQYPVCNPSRSSFMTGLYPEQTGVLSNAGHFRNKQPDIASLSQHFINHGYFAARIGKIYHYGVPTQIGTDGEDDKASWNKVINPIGIDRTRQDEVITLRAGSYGGTMSWLLLDSKDEEHTDGQAALAAVKLMEEHHPNKTGKPFFLAVGFYRPHTPYVAPLHHARHYPLDKIKPVLELPGDRDDIPPAALPDRPNQRELTLEQRKEIIRAYYASTTLMDACLGRVLDGLKKLKLDDDTIVVFLSDHGYHLGQHGLWQKSDLFEGSARVPFIISVPGMKTAGQSTSSLTELTDLYPTLADLCNLPLPKHLKGHSLAPLLANPKATVRQAAYSTTRIRPRLPGFTGKVKPLGRSIRTDRYRYTEWADGKYGVELYDYQTDPKEITNLAQSAAHTDKVKQLKTIFDQTRKHTR, from the coding sequence ATGAACACTATTGTTTTCCAGCTGTTTTTACTGCTTATTTTGGCCTCACCCGCAATTCACGCCGCCGCGCCTAACGTCCTGCTGATCGCTGTTGACGACCTAAATGCTGATTTAGGCTGTTACGGACACCCACTGGTAAAGTCGCCCAATGTCGATCAACTCGCCCAACGCGGTCTGCGGTTTGATCGCGCGTACTGCCAGTATCCGGTATGCAACCCGAGCCGATCGTCCTTTATGACCGGGCTGTATCCGGAGCAAACCGGCGTGCTTTCCAATGCCGGTCATTTCCGGAATAAACAGCCGGACATCGCCTCGCTCTCGCAGCACTTCATCAACCACGGCTATTTTGCCGCGCGGATCGGGAAAATTTATCACTACGGCGTCCCCACCCAAATCGGCACCGATGGCGAGGACGACAAGGCTTCCTGGAACAAGGTTATCAATCCCATCGGCATCGACCGCACGCGGCAGGATGAAGTGATCACCCTGCGCGCCGGCTCGTACGGCGGCACGATGAGCTGGCTCTTGCTCGACAGCAAAGACGAGGAACATACCGATGGACAGGCCGCGCTCGCCGCCGTGAAGTTGATGGAGGAACATCATCCGAACAAAACCGGCAAACCCTTCTTCCTTGCCGTCGGCTTTTATCGCCCGCACACGCCGTACGTCGCGCCGCTGCATCATGCGCGGCATTATCCGCTGGATAAAATCAAGCCCGTCCTCGAACTGCCCGGCGACCGCGACGACATCCCGCCCGCCGCCCTGCCCGATCGGCCAAACCAACGCGAGCTCACACTTGAGCAACGCAAGGAGATTATCCGCGCCTATTACGCCTCAACAACATTGATGGACGCCTGCCTCGGCCGCGTGCTGGATGGGTTGAAAAAACTCAAGCTCGACGACGACACCATCGTCGTGTTTCTCAGCGACCACGGCTACCATCTCGGCCAACACGGCCTCTGGCAAAAGAGCGATCTCTTTGAAGGCAGCGCGCGCGTGCCGTTCATCATTTCGGTGCCCGGCATGAAAACCGCCGGCCAGTCCACCAGCTCACTCACCGAACTCACCGATCTTTACCCCACCCTCGCCGATCTCTGTAATCTGCCGTTGCCCAAACATCTCAAAGGCCACAGCCTCGCGCCTCTGCTTGCCAACCCCAAGGCTACCGTCCGACAGGCCGCCTACAGCACCACCCGCATCCGCCCGCGCCTGCCCGGCTTCACCGGCAAGGTCAAACCCCTCGGCCGCTCCATTCGCACCGACCGCTATCGTTATACCGAATGGGCCGATGGCAAATACGGTGTGGAGCTGTATGATTACCAAACCGACCCCAAAGAAATCACCAACCTCGCCCAGTCCGCAGCGCATACCGACAAAGTGAAGCAACTCAAAACCATTTTCGACCAAACCCGAAAACACACCCGTTAA
- a CDS encoding VCBS repeat-containing protein, translating to MKPLITLTLLIILAPALPAAEVKGNWKRHVVWEGQHNNVAVAADFTGDGKLDVISNSRGVTRLFVAPDWRIHILADHKDHTFIHGETMDVDGDGDADFIGARYKPGLIVWFEQPNKNPTGGPWKARIAEDEIIGIHGVLKADVNGDGKLDLLANSGQPTGKFPNSAVWLDIPKNPKTAQRWKRNVFAKEDAPGLSHYLGAGDLNGDGRLDITLAAKGGAQDKSGKGEWFAWWEAGEDPTKPFKKHRLPGKHAGATNIMPADVNGDGKLDIIASRGHGVGLLWYENPRWNFHNINTDLASPHCLQVGDIDGDGDMDAITCAYLSRKAAWFENDGKGKFTTHIIHNDQAAYDIRLVDMDGDGDLDALIAGQQSKNVVWYENPLK from the coding sequence ATGAAACCTCTGATTACACTCACTCTACTGATCATTCTTGCCCCGGCGCTCCCCGCCGCTGAGGTAAAAGGAAACTGGAAACGCCATGTCGTTTGGGAAGGCCAACATAACAATGTTGCCGTCGCCGCTGATTTCACCGGCGATGGCAAATTGGATGTCATTTCCAATAGCCGCGGTGTCACGCGCCTGTTCGTCGCGCCGGACTGGCGTATCCATATTTTGGCCGACCACAAGGACCACACATTTATCCACGGCGAAACCATGGATGTGGATGGCGACGGCGATGCGGATTTCATCGGCGCCCGGTACAAGCCCGGCCTCATTGTGTGGTTTGAGCAGCCGAATAAAAACCCCACCGGCGGACCATGGAAGGCGCGGATTGCCGAGGATGAAATCATCGGCATCCACGGCGTGCTCAAGGCGGATGTCAACGGAGACGGCAAACTCGATCTGCTCGCCAACAGCGGCCAGCCCACGGGCAAGTTCCCCAACTCCGCCGTGTGGCTGGACATCCCAAAGAATCCCAAGACCGCGCAGCGCTGGAAACGGAATGTCTTCGCCAAGGAAGACGCGCCCGGCCTGAGCCATTACCTCGGTGCCGGCGATCTCAATGGCGACGGGCGGCTCGATATCACGCTCGCCGCGAAGGGCGGCGCGCAGGATAAATCCGGCAAGGGCGAATGGTTCGCGTGGTGGGAAGCGGGCGAGGACCCTACCAAGCCGTTTAAGAAACATCGCCTGCCCGGCAAACACGCCGGAGCCACCAACATCATGCCCGCCGACGTGAACGGCGATGGCAAGCTGGACATCATCGCCAGCCGCGGCCACGGCGTGGGGTTGTTGTGGTACGAAAATCCCCGCTGGAATTTTCACAACATCAATACAGACCTCGCCTCGCCGCATTGCCTGCAGGTGGGCGATATCGACGGCGACGGCGACATGGATGCGATCACCTGCGCTTATCTCAGCCGCAAAGCCGCGTGGTTTGAGAATGATGGCAAAGGCAAGTTCACCACCCACATCATCCACAACGACCAAGCGGCCTACGACATCCGCCTTGTGGACATGGACGGCGACGGCGATCTCGACGCGCTCATCGCCGGCCAACAAAGTAAAAACGTGGTGTGGTACGAAAACCCCCTAAAGTAG